One region of Amphiprion ocellaris isolate individual 3 ecotype Okinawa chromosome 9, ASM2253959v1, whole genome shotgun sequence genomic DNA includes:
- the LOC111577053 gene encoding uncharacterized protein LOC111577053 isoform X12, whose product MDSFLFFPLSDLVHTICLCLVQRPSTFIQLATMTTEASAVSEADTEGKQKTSGAEPEPESKQKPEAAASDPEGEQSSKKAQEQASEPGPADVATSPEEEQLKPRTRTSAGKGLSRLFSNFLKRRSQCSEGEGFEAEKAREEKADKEEKADKAEEEKVEEVKSDDKEAKAEEEKTEVTEAKKKEEKVEEKEEKKKVEEKVEKKGSKKKKKEAKKKAEEKDEEKVTKEETKKKEETLKKKEEAKEEEKPTVEKEEKQETKEEEEEKKETAEVKDKGVEAGKKQEEKVDKKVAKKKEKEEKVKKKEEEKAKRKAEEEERIKKREEEKAKKKEEEKAREAEKAKKKEEEKVKKKEEEKAKEEKAKKEEEKAKEEKAKKKEEEKIKELKKKEEQKTKEEPKKKEEEKVKEEVKKKEKEEEKTEEKPKKEEEKGKKKGKNKGKKEEKEVKGSSEEQVKAPIAAPEPELKTEPEAEQAPDQHSDQHSVSSAEIQPAQEEGKGEAVIKKEPEVVEEVRKEDVEEKVEEPAEQQQEEEAAKGEEKATEQAKKEKPVKEKKTEKKTEEAKGSKRQKTMQCKVTLLDDTQFECELDKHAKGQELLTKVCDHVNLVEKDYFGLANWETPTNKTWLEPTKEIRKQVSGAVYEFTFNVKFYPPDPAQLTEDLTRYFLCLQLRKDIMRGVLPCSFVTLSLLGSYTAQSELGEYDPELHGSDYVKDLSLAPGQNKELEEKVMELHRTYRSMSPAQADMLFLENAKKLAMYGVDLHQAKDLDGVDITLGVCSSGLMVYKDKLRINRFPWPKVLKISYKRSSFFIKIRPSEQEQYESTIGFKLPNYKASKKLWKVCVEHHTFFRVSTVEPPSSRRFLVLGSKFRYSGRTQAQTRQASSMIDRPAPRFTRSASKRLSRNLDGAGDETLQFLQQLSSPIRSEEDDWSLVIASDKPQPSLDFSARGESEQAFTQSWEEGQSVRTVTVTWQSSDTGNMASETQTVSQPWQELATDGQQQRRKEDEWSELLHGHPPFPFVPPFDLVKQPAKLSLVKMSSMDRLLQPALTQQDDWFLYFDRMFRLSSTERVEKPTLSPVAQLQEEEQIMYVTEQELITQEVTERMQETVILADKMKEAVVLEGKLREVRNLEERLEVMDEMAVKLRLAIEKELGKEEVEKLMQEEREMEQEQQMQTKRVTQTLVRKSVRKTETKEGEVDELEDQIKEVFLKGLLDEEAEEAVVRQESVEEVTGDENLLDDSMREKLRQIEKEWQDEVEEKFGSPDVVGTTSVVSFQKVECKTVRKVTIVEDGEQQDVQVQSGETSEERLEKQDLWRKTDLVVERTLKEATERLQAPEFEDLWFILFDRPPYKAVFKPPVVPTVQRAQVDEGEYFTSETEIKTLEAKTEIIIEEKQIEEEVSHVPEIQQPQSVTERVDDWFVLLDVIPKETPYVPPVVSKDRAKIDDESFISVAATVEVEVSKEVVVEERKMIEETPRYLQETPAEPVAIRDDDWFVLLDVLPREATYVPPVVVAKQVSPEDRVSLIEVSAVQQREKRVAIVVTEAEIQQKLSEKQVVAPLQSVKEREDDWFVLLDVPIRESAFEPPVTVSEYVELYERESISTAVESTREVVIQETVVQKKDIKPPKQVIPEQQIFQPVVEREDDWFLLLDVVSKETSYVPPVSVPLPTKIYPVISTEVKRIEQKVQTDIDQIRPQVSQPLPDRDDDWFVLFDAVREKAVIVPTVTPVKIILDVKKAFEAEVTTTETRTWKKTIIGMDSRQDEARLSEIRPSQIAPLSERQGGDNWFILFDMIREKPVVMPPVTVVRRVVDVVTPAEPKPKFIMEDVRPSVKLVEVKPQESRKVDDDWFVLLDVAAKLPVAVDEHVRMYPEVQPAKKIAVREQRVQQRVTIVKEVWQQEYEIQQKPHPAVREVEDDWFVLLDVAPKKSVAVAERIQFPAAVRAPAAVATKRITISETRPQFEKRILEERRPVTRTHVSDDWFVLLDVGLKESVVSTQRGTRPVSAPVFSHAALMEAGIPMATLDQPQTSTPIKTSMEERKLEVTVEAVEPSKIEAEVKPAVWRDQRGSSLISAVNGDIQHEMTSSEVVRMRKVRFLASFHVLRSKNEIYIRFDAHTVYFKR is encoded by the exons ATGgactcttttctgtttttccctcTGTCTGACCTGGTCCACACCATCTGCCTGTGTCTTGTGCAACGACCTTCTACATTCATACAAC TGGCTACCATGACAACAGAGGCAAGCGCGGTGAGCGAGGCGGACACTGAGGGCAAGCAGAAGACCAGCGGCGCCGAACCCGAACCGGAGAGCAAGCAGAAGCCGGAGGCGGCGGCGTCCGATCCGGAGGGGGAGCAGTCGAGCAAGAAGGCCCAGGAGCAGGCCTCCGAGCCTGGACCCGCAGACGTCGCTACCTCCCCCGAGGAGGAGCAGCTGAAGCCTCGCACCAGAACCTCCGCCGGAAAGGGCCTGTCCCGGCTCTTCTCCAATTTCCTCAAGCGCCGCTCGCAGTGCTCCGAGGGAGAGGGCTTCGAGGCGGAGAAAGCCAGAGAGGAAAAGGCGGACAAAGAGGAAAAAGCTGACAAAGCAGAGGAAGAGAAGGTGGAAGAGGTGAAAAGTGACGACAAGGAGGCTAAAGCTGAGGAGGAAAAAACCGAGGTCACGGAAgcgaagaagaaagaagaaaaagtagaagaaaaagaggaaaaaaagaaagtggaaGAAAAGGTTGAGAAGAAaggaagtaaaaagaaaaagaaagaagccaAGAAGAAAGCAGAGGAGAAGGATGAGGAGAAAGTGACCAAGGAGGAGAcgaaaaagaaggaggagacgttgaaaaagaaagaggaagcaaaagaggaggagaagccgACTgtagagaaggaggaaaaacaggagacaaaagaagaagaagaagaaaagaaggagacTGCTGAAGTTAAAGACAAGGGGGTGGAGGCTGGAaagaaacaggaggaaaaagTTGACAAGAAGGTggcaaagaagaaagaaaaagaggaaaaggtgaagaagaaggaggaggagaaggcgaaaaggaaagcagaggaagaggagaggataAAAAAGCGAGAAGAAGAGAAAgcaaagaagaaggaggaagaaaaagccAGAGAGGCCGAAAAAgcgaagaagaaagaggaggaaaaggtgaaaaagaaggaggaggagaaggcgaaagaggaaaaggcaaaaaaggaggaggagaaggcgaaagaggaaaaggcaaaaaagaaggaagaggagaaaataaaggagttgaaaaagaaagaagagcagAAAACGAAAGAGGAGcccaaaaagaaagaagaggagaaggtgAAGGAAGaggtgaagaagaaggaaaaggaggaggagaagacggAAGAAAAACcgaagaaggaagaggagaaagggaagaaaaagggtaaaaacaaaggaaagaaggaggagaaggaggtgaaAGGATCGAGTGAGGAGCAGGTGAAAGCGCCGATCGCTGCTCCGGAGCCTGAGCTGAAAACTGAACCTGAAGCTGAACAGGCTCCAGATCAGCACTCAGATCAGCACTCGGTGAGCAGCGCAGAGATACAG CCAGCTcaagaggagggaaaaggagaAGCTGTGATAAAGAAGGAGCCTGAAGTGGTGGAAGAAGTGAGAAAGGAAGACGTGGAGGAGAAAGTGGAAGAACcggcagagcagcagcaggaggaggaagcagcaaaaggagaggaaaaggcaaCAGAGCAGGCGAAGAAAGAGAAGCCCGTGAAAGAGAAGAAGACGGAAAAGAAGACGGAAGAGGCTAAAGGCTCGAAACGTCAGAAAACCATGCAATGCAAAGTCACCTTACTGGACGACACTCAGTTTGAGTGCGAGCTTGAT AAACATGCTAAAGGCCAAGAACTCCTCACAAAGGTGTGCGACCATGTCAACCTGGTGGAGAAGGATTACTTTGGCCTTGCAAACTGGGAAACTCCAACCAACAAG ACGTGGTTGGAACCCACCAAAGAGATCCGGAAACAGGTTTCAGGTGCTGTCTATGAGTTTACATTCAACGTCAAGTTCTACCCTCCAGATCCAGCACAGCTCACTGAAGACCTCACCAG GTACTTTCTCTGTCTCCAGCTGAGGAAGGACATCATGCGAGGTGTTCTCCCCTGTTCCTTCGTCACGCTGTCCCTGCTGGGCTCCTACACGGCCCAGTCAGAGCTAGGGGAATACGACCCAGAGCTCCATGGATCGGACTACGTAAAAGACCTGAGCCTGGCCCCCGGACAAAACAAGGAGCTGGAGGAAAAAGTGATGGAGCTGCACCGCACATACAG GTCAATGAGCCCAGCACAAGCAGATATGTTGTTTCTTGAAAATGCCAAGAAACTTGCCATGTATGGAGTTGACCTGCACCAAGCCAAG GATCTTGATGGTGTTGACATCACGTTGGGGGTTTGCTCCAGCGGTTTGATGGTTTACAAGGACAAGCTGAGGATCAACCGTTTCCCTTGGCCCAAAGTGCTCAAGATCTCGTACAAACGGAGTAGCTTCTTCATCAAAATCAGGCCGTCGGAG CAAGAACAGTATGAAAGCACCATCGGCTTCAAGCTGCCCAACTACAAAGCCTCGAAGAAGCTGTGGAAAGTCTGCGTCGAGCATCACACCTTCTTCAG GGTTTCGACAGTGGAGCCTCCCTCATCGCGTCGCTTCCTCGTCTTGGGCTCCAAGTTCCGGTACAGCGGTCGCACTCAGGCCCAGACCCGCCAGGCGAGCTCCATGATCGACCGCCCGGCTCCTCGCTTCACACGTTCCGCGAGCAAGAGGCTGTCTCGTAACCTGGACGGAG CTGGAGATGAGACTCTCCAGTTTCTGCAACAACTTTCATCCCCGATCAGGTCTGAGGAGGATGATTGGTCGCTAGTGATAGCGTCGGACAAACCGCAGCCTTCTCTTGATTTCTCAG CCAGAGGGGAGTCTGAGCAGGCTTTCACTCAGTCCTGGGAGGAGGGGCAGTCGGTTCGCACAGTCACAGTAACCTGGCAGAGCTCTGACACTGGGAACATGGCCTCTGAAACCCAGACAGTCAGTCAGCCATGGCAGGAGCTGGCAACTGAtgggcagcagcagaggagaaaggAAGATGAGTGGTCTGAGCTTCTGCACGGACATCCTCCGTTTCCATTTGTCCCTCCCTTTGATTTAGTGAAACAGCCAG CTAAACTCAGCTTGGTAAAAATGAGCTCTATGGACCGACTGTTGCAACCTGCACTGACACAGCAAGATGACTGGTTCCTGTACTTTGACCGAATGTTCCGTTTATCTTCCACTGAGCGCGTTGAAAAACCTACAT TGTCTCCTGTAGCCCAGCtccaggaggaggagcagatcATGTATGTGACAGAACAGGAGCTGATCACTCAGGAGGTCACTGAGAGGATGCAGGAAACTGTGATCTTGGCAGACAAGATGAAAGAGGCAGTAGTTTTGGAAGGGAAGCTGAGAGAAGTGAGGAACTTGGAGGAAAGGCTTGAAGTAATGGATGAGATGGCAGTGAAACTTCGGCTAGCAATAGAGAAAGAATTGGGGAAGGAAGAGGTAGAAAAGTTAATGcaagaagagagagaaatggagCAGGAGCAACAAATGCAAACCAAACGTGTAACACAAACTCTGGTGAGGAAATCTGTGAGGAAGACGGAGACAAAAGAGGGTGAGGTGGATGAACTGGAAGATCAAATAAAGGAGGTGTTTTTAAAAGGCCTGTTGGATGAAGAGGCGGAGGAGGCTGTGGTGAGGCAGGAGAGCGTAGAAGAGGTGACGGGAGACGAGAATCTGTTAGATGATAGCATGAGAGAGAAGCTACGCCAGATAGAAAAGGAATGGCAAGATGAGGTGGAGGAGAAGTTCGGCTCTCCAGATGTTGTCGGCACAACTTCAGTAGTGTCGTTCCAGAAGGTGGAGTGTAAAACTGTGAGGAAGGTGACTATTGTAGAAGATGGAGAGCAGCAAGATGTGCAGGTGCAGTCTGGCGAAACTTCAGAGGAGAGGTTAGAAAAGCAGGACTTATGGCGTAAGACAGACTTAGTAGTGGAGAGGACACTGAAAGAGGCTACAGAGAGGCTTCAGGCTCCAGAATTTGAAGATTTGTGGTTCATTCTTTTTGACCGTCCTCCATACAAGGCTGTTTTCAAACCACCAG TAGTTCCCACCGTGCAGCGAGCTCAGGTGGATGAAGGCGAGTACTTCACTTCAGAGACTGAGATTAAAACACTTGAGGCCAAAACTGAAATTATAATAGAGGAGAAGCAAATAGAAGAGGAAGTGTCGCATGTACCAGAGATCCAACAACCACAGAGCGTCACAGAAAGGGTGGATGATTGGTTTGTGCTGCTGGATGTTATACCCAAAGAAACACCTTATGTACCACCAG TTGTATCGAAGGATAGAGCCAAGATAGACGACGAAAGTTTTATCTCTGTGGCTGCAACTGTGGAAGTTGAAGTGAGTAAAGAAGTAGTAGTTGAAGAGAGAAAGATGATAGAAGAGACCCCAAGATATCTACAAGAAACCCCAGCAGAGCCAGTGGCAATCAGAGATGATGACTGGTTTGTGTTACTGGATGTTCTTCCCAGAGAAGCAACATACGTACCACCAG TTGTTGTTGCAAAGCAGGTGTCTCCAGAAGATCGTGTCTCTCTGATTGAAGTATCAGCTGttcagcagagagaaaaacGAGTGGCGATTGTAGTTACAGAAGCTGAAATACAGCAAAAGCTGAGTGAAAAACAAGTTGTAGCTCCGCTGCAaagtgtgaaagagagagaagatgacTGGTTTGTGCTGCTGGATGTTCCTATTAGAGAATCAGCATTTGAGCCTCCAG ttACCGTTTCTGAGTATGTTGAGCTTTATGAAAGAGAAAGCATCTCTACAGCGGTAGAGTCCACGAGGGAGGTTGTTATCCAAGAGACTGTGGTGCAGAAAAAGGACATAAAGCCTCCCAAGCAAGTTATTCCAGAGCAGCAAATATTCCAGCCAGTGGTAGAGAGAGAGGATGAttggtttctgctgctggatgTTGTTTCCAAAGAGACTTCCTATGTGCCTCCAG TTTCTGTGCCGCTACCAACTAAAATCTATCCAGTTATTTCAACTGAAGTAAAAAGAATAGAGCAGAAGGTTCAGACTGACATTGACCAGATAAGACCGCAGGTTTCCCAGCCACTTCCAGACAGAGATGATGActggtttgttctgtttgatgCTGTTCGTGAAAAGGCAGTCATAGTACCAACAG TTACTCCAGTTAAGATTATTCTGGATGTGAAGAAGGCCTTTGAGGCTGAGGTGACAACCACAGAGACTAGAACGTGGAAGAAGACAATAATTGGTATGGACAGCAGGCAGGACGAGGCACGTCTGTCTGAAATTAGACCGAGCCAAATTGCACCACTATCAGAGAGACAAGGAGGAGATAATTGGTTTATCCTGTTCGACATGATCCGCGAAAAGCCTGTTGTCATGCCACCAG TCACTGTGGTTAGACGTGTTGTTGATGTCGTGACGCCTGCTGAACCGAAACCAAAATTTATCATGGAAGATGTGAGGCCGTCTGTGAAGCTGGTGGAAGTGAAACCACAAGAGTCAAGAAAAGTGGATGATGACTGGTTTGTGCTGCTGGATGTTGCAGCTAAACTTCCAG TGGCTGTGGACGAACATGTCCGAATGTATCCTGAAGTGCAACCAGCTAAAAAGATTGCAGTCAGAGAGCAAAGGGTACAACAGAGAGTCACTATAGTGAAGGAGGTATGGCAGCAGGAGTATGAAATACAGCAGAAACCACATCCAGCAGTGAGAGAGGTGGAGGATGACTGGTTTGTTCTTCTGGATGTGGCTCCTAAGAAATCAG TTGCTGTCGCAGAGCGTATCCAGTTCCCAGCAGCGGTCAGAGCTCCGGCTGCTGTGGCCACAAAGAGGATTACTATTTCTGAGACGAGACCGCAGTTTGAGAAACGGATCCTGGAGGAAAGACGGCCTGTCACACGTACACATGTCAGTGATGATTGGTTTGTTCTGCTAGATGTTGGCCTCAAAGAGTCAG TTGTGAGCACACAGCGGGGCACTCGTCCCGTCAGCGCTCCGGTCTTCTCCCATGCTGCCCTGATGGAGGCAGGCATCCCCATGGCAACTCTGGATCAGCCTCAGACCTCCACCCCAATCAAAACCAGCATGGAGGAGAGGAAACTGGAAGTCACCGTAGAAGCTGTGGAGCCTTCAAAGATCGAAGCTGAGGTCAAG CCAGCAGTGTGGAGGGACCAGAGAGGCTCTTCACTGATATCCGCCGTCAATGGGGACATTCAG CACGAGATGACGAGCTCGGAGGTGGTGCGAATGCGAAAGGTCAGATTCTTAGCGTCGTTTCACGTCTTACG GTCTAAAAATGAAATCTACATCAGGTTCGATGCACATACAGTATACTTTAAGAGGTAG